The nucleotide window GTTCGCAAGAAGGAGCTGGTCAAGAGCGGCCTGACGCTGGGACTGCAGAGCGAGGACGATGTTTTTGTGGTCGACAACCCGTATGTTGAATACCTGTGATCACTATCACTGGCACTTGTGGCCCAAAAGACTGACTGATACCTCACTTACAGCACCGATTTTCCCGACTCCATGACGAGAATGTGGGACAAGAACCTGATCGCTCGTCTGCTGGGAAGCACGTTTGCGCCCAAATTTGGTCAGGAGCGTAAGAACAATATGAAGCCCACTGCCAACATTGACATCCTCATTACATTTGACAGCAATGGCGTGTCTTCTCATCCCAACCATATCTCTCTCTACCTGGGTGCCAGATCCTTCATCCAGGCCCTTACCACCGCGTCCGAGTGGCCGAGCCCCGTCGATCTATATACCCTTTCCACCGTAGGCATCGTGCGCAAGTACTCCGCCTTTATGGACTTTGTTCCCACGCTACTCTCATCCATTGGTGTCAAGGATCAGGATAAGGAGCGACCCGAAAGTCTGGTATTCATGAACCAGCTCGTTGGTCGTGGTGCCTATGGCACTGCTTGGAGCGCCATGACGCAAGCGCACAGAAGCCAGATGGTCTGGTTCCGCTATGGCTGGATCACTCTCAGCCGGTATATGGTCATCAATGATCTACGTCTTGAAAAGATTAAGCCACAGTAACGAAAACGGAAAGTAAAGCAAAGGAACCGCATGGCACGGGGAGTTTGGAACGTATTTTACATATTCGCTATTTGTCTGTACGACCTTGACGTACGATTTACTTTTGTATCTTACTTACATGTAAACTTGAATATACGAGAACAAGGCAGGATGTCTAGAATGCACAACGCTCAATGGTTGGGGTCTGGTGGTGCAAGCATGAAACATTGAAATGATATTATGCATTACGAATACCATGACCTGGTGGTTCTAGGGTTCCGTCTACCTAAACGCCTTGAAGAAAACATGATTTCTTGGGGGAGTTCTTATCTCATCAGGTTGCCTTGATTGGCTTTTTCTGCATAACTTGTTTGAACACTTGCAGTGCAGTCTTAGGTTCTATTCTTCTGTCAGCCGGTAATCTTGGGCAATGTCAGGGGTACTCACGATAATATGGCACTGAATGTCCGGCCTCCCAAACCTTGAGGAAGGACAAATTCCCCACCGTCTTGTATCGGCCATGGGCTGTGCCGTTGACCGTGTAATTGCTGAAGGGCGCTGCCACAAACTTCTTCTGGCCAGGCCACTCGAGCGCATAAGATGCCCAAAGGACACCCTCCCAGTTGCAGATCCAATCTGTGAGATGTAAATCAGTTTCTGCTCTATTTTTGTCACCAACTTGCCACTTGCCAGTATCTCCAGCCCACAGAAGCGTGTTGATGCCACGCTTCACAACGTCTGCCAAAGGCCCGACATATGAACGCGCACCTGTACCATGTCAGCATTAATCCTTAACCTCGCCGTCGTAGGGGCACTGACCGTCTCCCGTCGTCGCCATGTTTGCATAAACTGTGTCACTGCACTCGGCGAAACGGGTGTTGGCTCCAATTGCATCCATAACCTCGGCCCGCGTGAGATACTCAAGGAACGTCTCTGGCGGGTCAACATCATCCCTGCCGATACGCACATCGTAGACGTTGAAGTCGGTTCTGCCTGCAATCTCGAGGTTGGTGTACATTTGGGTGTTGCATGCATCATCAGCCTCTGCGcattcatcatcttgacCCTCGAGTTGGGTGCAGTTGTTGATGACGGGCAGACAGTACTTATCATAGGCGTCGATGAAACGAGTGAGAAGTTTGTTGTTAAGAATTTGCTTGTAGGGGTTGCGGTTGGCATATGTTGCGTAGGATTTGAACTGCCGCTTCGGATCGATCCAGCCGTTGTTGATGCCCAGCGCTACCATATCGATCTTGTGGCCTTCAGCATTACCCTTTTCAATTTGGTCATTCTTCTTGAGGAAGTAATCGGCGAATTCAGGGCCGTAGTGTCCACCGTAGGACTGTGTAAAGAGACCAAACTCTCTGGATTTGTACTGGGGAAATCGGTCCAGGAAGACTTGCATGAATTTCCAGATATAAGGGGCAGCTTGTGCTGTAGAGTTGACGTCTTCGGTTCCAACACTGAAGCCAGTACCGATTGGCTGATCGATGTAGAGCATGTTCGCGTACTCGTTCCAGGAATGAGGGTTGAGAGACGGTTCAGTGTCGTTATTGACAAAGTGACAAGGCCCATGCTCTGTGAAGAGGCCTATCATTGAGGAACACCCAGGACCGCCGTTGAGCCAGATAGCGAGGGGGGCCTTCTCAGCGTTGTGACGAGCCTCGAAGAACCAAAACCACATGCTATGGTTTTTCCCTGTATAATTTTTATCAGAAAGGACCTTAGAACATCAAGTATGATCAACTTACCAACAGACAAGTACCCGGAGTATTGGCCAACACCAGGCGTCGTCTCGCAGATTCCTGAATTGGTCACATACTCAAGCTTCGAATTGGTAGCGGCATGTTTGAAGACAGTGAGGCCATGGCGCTCCAAGGTTCTGAATTGTCTACTACCAGGAGCTATACCACCGAAAGCACTGACTGATCCGATGAGGCCTAGCAGAGCTGTCGAGATAGACGAGAAGCGCATTTTAACGATGCTGTAGGATGACGCTCCCAGAGTCCAACCAGGAACAAACAGAGGCAGGTgtttatctatttataaattcaAGCATCCTGCCATTGTGGGACGAGATCCTGGTTACTCGCCGTCGTCAGGATCTACATTCTAACTTGGGTTCTACAATAAAATGGGCATTGATGGTTCAAGTGATTGATTGGTTTTATCAGGCTAGTCAGGCTAGACTGTTTCTCCGATTGATTGCAATGTTCCAAATCTGTTGTGACGTGCACCAAGAAAGGATGCGCGCTTGGACGGATGTGTCCAAGCATGGAAGCTCCGTTGCTTCAGATTTCGGTGCATCGCTTTTTGTTACTTGGTCTGTGGACATATAGCGGATTTAAATTGTCCGTAGCCATAAAGGATCTGGAGGAACGCGAATGTAACTCAAACATTGGCTGTGGTCGTATGTTGAGGAAACATCGCCCTTGTCCTGTCTATCAATAACGATTCCTTAATAGGTCTGATCGACAGGGGATCTACTGAAAGGGATATTCTAACCGCAGAGTCCTACCTAGAGAATGTCTTCACTTTAAGACCGAGCATTTCTCCCTTCAACCAAAACAAATCAGAGCCGTACATGCCGGGACAGGTCCTGGTCAACATTGACTCAACGGGAAGAGCGAGCCGAGCGGGTGGAACGATATAACAAGCAACCTGAGAGGCTACTACAAGCGGCAGTTTGTAGGCTCAACAGATAAGATCTGATGGATTGTTTCACAGCATGGATCAGCATTTATTAATTGTAACTTTGTTCGACTTTGACACTGCAAATTGCTCTTCATGTGAAAAACAAATACGATGTGTACATATATGGATACGATGCACCATTTGTGGTATACAGTAGGGCATACTAGGAGAATTGATGAGATTTAGTCCAGCAGTGTATTGCCCATTCAACTCCTTTCTCAACAAAGAATCATGGCGGCGATATTGATGTTTGGTGGCCCAAGTGTCGAGTCTCTATAGACGCACATCCCAAAGCAGTTGACAATATGTCAGCTCCTCAGCTAGACGCCATTTCCCCTCTCTTATAATAATGAACCACATCTCTCGTATCTTCATCCCATTTGTGATATCCTAGGAGCTCCCACCAAGCCAAAATGTTTTCCGGTGATCTCGCCTATGTACGCCCAGCTACAACGCGCAAGCGGCGAAATGTCATGTCAATCGCTCTTCGTGACATGAAACCTGTGAGAACACACGAGACTGCGGCTGAGTGCTACACTTCAGACGAGCATACGAGCCACAAAGAAATCGCCGAGCGAATGCTGCATCAGAGAAATGGCTTGAcaggaggtcaagaagcaacGATGTACACACTCAAAGCTCAGTTGCACGACAATGCCTTGTCCACATCATAAACACCACTTGGGACACAGGCCTTTGCTTGTGGCCTTACAAATACCTCGCTTCTATTcgttcatcctcatcattgaCAAAGATCATCGTTTCATATTCTAGGGCTGTTTCTAGACATCCTTCGACTTAGCTTCAACCCGTTACGCTCTCTGCGGCCCATTCCTTTTGGCAACAAGGAGACAACGCCAGCAGAAGATTATCAGAGGATTTCACCAGCAGGACAGAATCACAGTGACATACTCATTCATCAACATTTAATGGTACAGCTATGAATAAAAGGACAGAAATTGAAACACCTGCATGCTGCATCGGTTCCTAATGTTGGACGTCAATAGGTGGTGGCTTTGTGTATATCGGGTTTCAGCAATGTATACCCACAGCAAGGATTCATAGCTTTTCATCCATGAGAAAACAGATAATAGTTTCAATGTTGTTTGGATTGATGGTCACCCACGCTCCAGTTTGCGTAATTGGGCTGTCCTTTCATACGGGTCCAATATGTGAATGGATGCACCAAATATCTAGTTCGTTACCATGGCCTCAATACGTGCCTGGGAAATCTCGGTTCTTCTTAAAATCAGCTATCGAATGGATGTAAAGTGGAAAGGTATTCCATGAAGCAGTAGAAAGAATTGTTTGTGATAAGATCCATGGATGCAATATTAATTCCGTTCCTCATAATGAGAAGACTCAGCTTATCCttaaggagaaagaaaacgATGACCTCTAGCTGAGGTGCCAAAACCAGTCAAGTCTCTGGTCGTTTAGGACGGAGGATAGCTCAAGTATATCAACTCTCCTGCGTTCCCATTTCTCTCAGACCGTGTCAGAGTCTTGCGGCGAAGACGGATCGTACATCCGACTTCGAGTGTCTAGAAATAAGCATAAGATAAGCTTCTCGACAATCAGAGAGCCAAGGATATTTAGCCGACGTGTCGAGACTGGTCTCTTGCATGGATTGTTTCGATGTGCCCAATTAGAAAGAGATGTTGTCCGTAAATATGCGACTGATGCCTCAAGACTCCAAGATTCTCCAATGTCAAAGATGGACAAGGTCGGATATTATTTATGCGGCCGAGTCATTTTCCTTGCCTTGCAGCCCTTGGTAGGCTGCGGGATATCTCCCCCGACTTTATCAGCCACCCCGCGGTTTCGCCTGCGGGGGAGTGTTGAGGCCGGGCCGGCCAACCAGCAGCGACTGGGAGTCCGCTATTGGCATGACGTGTTGGGGTCCGCAGTGAGAGTGACTAGGGTtagaaggttaacttttgGCAAGACAAGGATAAATAAACCGATGTCTCCAATGAGAAGGGTTTGTGTAATAAATGATCACACCAGTTGTGAAGAGACTTCTTTGAGTTTGTTTAGGAACATCATATGATTGTTTGTTTTTTGAATGCATTCACGGTCACATCTTGGGGCTGAAAATGCAGTCTGCTAATCATCTCTTGGCACTGACGTTCTTGTGGATTTTGAGCATTGACAAGAATGGACTGTTTGAACCCGCAACGTCTTGGCGCTTGTCCTGATAAGAAGTGAAGGCAGCTGGGAAAAGAAGCAACAttataggtaaggtagtccATGTAAGACAGAGCATACTGAAGAGAGACCTGGATTGAAAGGGAGTCAGAGTCAGGGCCAAGGCTAGGGAGAACAGCACCCTTGGGGAGAAGCCCATTCATTAATTACATTGCAAGTGCAAGTGCAAGTGAaagtggaagtggaagtgaGCAAACCACAAACTCAACCCCAAAGCCTAAACGGAAGGCGCACCCCGGACGGGAAGCCCCCTACTCCTTGCGCTTTCCACTCAAATTGTCAGGGATATTGTCTTTTCCCTGCGTGGATTGCCTGGATTCTTTGGAGAAAGAGGGGCCATGCCCATTTGCTTGAGCATTCTAGCGGAGAGTGAAGCGGCTGTTTCCTCAATCCCACCCAACCCCCAGGCCCAGGCACacgtacctaccttacccaaAGTCTCCACGACTTTTCTTCAACCTCCAGATTTTCCTaaatcttggccttgttacAAGTTGATTCTGCCGGAGACAAATCAAACACCGATTTCTTCGCTTCCAACTCTTTCGTCCTGCGGAATGTGATATTTTGCTCATGATAACGAATacaccttgagaagctgctgatCACTGTTCGCTCGTTgctttcatcttcatctccccCTTGCATCACATTGAATTATTGGCGGTTTTGACAATATTCATCTCTGACGACTCGATTCACCAACTACTGCGATCATCTTCTCGGCATCTTTATTCGATCTGTTATATGGTCTCTGGCTTCTACTTTATCTTATTTCTCAACAATACATACTGCGACAAAATACTGTTCCGGTTGTCTATCGTCGATCCCCCAACACCGTTCCTCCGTAGCTGCCGCTCCGGTTCAACTCTCGGATCACCCGGGCATTTGAGCGATAACTGCCACTTTCTCGATTTCTCAGGTGTCACAACTTACTCTCATTTCTGTGATCGGCCAAGCATATCAAGagaattttaagcttaattctCGTCCAATTCACTTGCTTACTTCCATATTGGCCTTGTGAGATCCCGATCTCGGCATCATGCCCGTCTCACCACTATGGGCTCTTATGCCCCGCGGCGACCATTCCTCATCGCCAGAGAGCGATCAGTCTTCGACTTCAGGCACTACGGGAAGTGTGTATCCTTCAGATTCATTTGCGGATGACCTGTTTCGCGATAAGTTCATGAGCCTCGCCAAGGGAGGCTCCAATGGGGAGAAAATCATGCGTGGCTTTCTGATCGGTCTCGCGATTGGCCTGGTTGTCGCATGCTTCGTTTGCTGTTGGTACCCATGCTGTCGACCACGACTCCAAAGGCAGCGTCGAAGACAACGAAGGCGCCGAGGGCCCCCCGCagcagacgaagaagaaaatgcaGAAAGTCGTGTACCTCCTCCTGCATAGCGCTTATCATAGCCGGATCATGAATATGGGGAGGGTCTGGAGTCGCCAGGTTGACGCTTTAGCCGAAAGAAAGGCGGTAACCGTTTCACTTGCGACAGCTTTGGCAAAACGACAATGATCGAAGACAACTTGCAAGATCGATATGACACGATACGAATACACGAATAAGCGCGAGAAGACTATGCATAGAGTTGCGAACCGTCAGCTTTGAACACACCGCTCAGCACACACGCATTCATTCACAATGCAATCCATAGGTCTAATGAAAGTGTTGTGTGGCCGCGGACCTGAAGTAAGAGCCTCGCACATAAGTACTGCATACTCCTACCAGGCCAAGTTTAGACTTCGTGTTGTTGGTCTGGCATGACGGAGCCTGGGCAAGCGCGATGATAGCTATGCATAACCAGGGGACCTTTGCAATCGAggggagaggaagaggtcgAGCATACCTACAGCATTAAAGGTGGACTATGACATGAATttccagaagaaggcgaacCAAAAAGGACATGGTATTGAATTTGCATTGGATACAAGGCGTTTAGGGACGATGTATGCATTTGGGACTGTTTAGAGGCTACACCACAGCCGGCGTGGACAGCATCTGGAATTTTAAGCATGTCACGGCGCTTTCGCAGCCTGTTagacagagagaggagagtAGAGAGTAGAGAGTATCAGTTCTCTACAATAACAAATCATACTCTGTAAATTCAATAATGTGATACTTGCATACGCAATGGAATGAAATATCAGGCCCAAAGCTGACGCAAAGGACGAGGCTCAAACGATCTGCTTCTCATTGGACGCGCGTTTACAGATGGATGAACATGCTTAATactctcagcatcatccattGGTAGAATCGCCATTGGAAGCCGATCTCTGAGGCCAGCCCTTGGACAGTCGCAATCCGATATATAAACTTGACAGGGAGCAGGACGAGAATAGTAACACTTGAGCGACACTAAGGCAAGGTAAAGAATCTGCACAGCCTCTTTGAGTATCGCTTGTGGCGTTGGGCGGATTTGGTACATCACTAATGCGAGACCGAGCACTCGTAGTTTCGATTAGCAAGTAacataagtaagtaaataaataagcaAATAAGTTAAGTACAGGAATGTTCTTTGTCTCTAAGCTATTCGCGAATAATTCATTctcttaaatataagcttattatttgcTATTTGATTGTCCTTATACCCATTCATCAGCCAAGTCTTCAAAGTCCTTGTGACCCCTCCCAATCAGTCACAAGCTGTCCGTAGGTAGCTGCTTCAAGGCAGCCCCGCCTCCAAGTCTCAGCCTGCCGCGCAATTGTCTTGTTTGTCGGACTTTTCCTTGCAACTTCGTATAACTATCTCTCTTGCTCAAACTCCTTCTTGGGCCATTCCTGAATCACAAGCGACTCACTTCTTACGACTTACACCCTCTTATACCTCTTGTGTTACACCCGACGGGTTACGACGTCATCCCACGTGTTAGCTCTGCGACACCAAGTCAACAATCGCATTGAGCTCTAGACAACCAATACAGTTGGCGAGATGCTGGACGAGAACCTCCCGACATATCGCTTCAAGACCTCTTCGGAGAATCCACTCAATAATATTCTCTACTTCACACACAATGGATCAGATCCTGCGCCCGAGTACC belongs to Fusarium musae strain F31 chromosome 9, whole genome shotgun sequence and includes:
- a CDS encoding hypothetical protein (EggNog:ENOG41), producing MNVLHIFAGLAVVVPGIYMFTASTAQSPIKNKRVCLLIAHPDDEAMFFSPTVLALTRPENGNHVKILCLSTGDADGLGEVRKKELVKSGLTLGLQSEDDVFVVDNPTDFPDSMTRMWDKNLIARLLGSTFAPKFGQERKNNMKPTANIDILITFDSNGVSSHPNHISLYLGARSFIQALTTASEWPSPVDLYTLSTVGIVRKYSAFMDFVPTLLSSIGVKDQDKERPESLVFMNQLVGRGAYGTAWSAMTQAHRSQMVWFRYGWITLSRYMVINDLRLEKIKPQ
- a CDS encoding hypothetical protein (MEROPS:MER0000412) — encoded protein: MRFSSISTALLGLIGSVSAFGGIAPGSRQFRTLERHGLTVFKHAATNSKLEYVTNSGICETTPGVGQYSGYLSVGKNHSMWFWFFEARHNAEKAPLAIWLNGGPGCSSMIGLFTEHGPCHFVNNDTEPSLNPHSWNEYANMLYIDQPIGTGFSVGTEDVNSTAQAAPYIWKFMQVFLDRFPQYKSREFGLFTQSYGGHYGPEFADYFLKKNDQIEKGNAEGHKIDMVALGINNGWIDPKRQFKSYATYANRNPYKQILNNKLLTRFIDAYDKYCLPVINNCTQLEGQDDECAEADDACNTQMYTNLEIAGRTDFNVYDVRIGRDDVDPPETFLEYLTRAEVMDAIGANTRFAECSDTVYANMATTGDGARSYVGPLADVVKRGINTLLWAGDTGKWQVGDKNRAETDLHLTDWICNWEGVLWASYALEWPGQKKFVAAPFSNYTVNGTAHGRYKTVGNLSFLKVWEAGHSVPYYREYP